From one Streptomyces chromofuscus genomic stretch:
- a CDS encoding golvesin C-terminal-like domain-containing protein: protein MGIADREKVSWPKSDPKAKRVRELTGKRTSNARFWQMSDGRVEAELSAAATSYRSGSGKKASWKSIDTTVRPSQTKGFEFANTTNEGRSWFGTDADRLVRFRSPDGRSVTLGLDGVDKGLKPKAKGSTVTYDDAVEGADLEYVVGPGRVKENITLAERPDGPLKFTFTLDTDGLIPKARKDGSVALYGELPNTPVMVIPAPYMTDAKKADASVYGRTYSTKVTQKLTRDGKSWKLTVTPDAKWLASKDRQYPVVIDPTITIAPSPSQSQDTMVLSDQPATNFNTTWKLSAGRTSATANSRSLIKFPLDEIPAGTKIDSARLEMYFDQAHTTATTATQIGVYRATGAWDETTATWSNTSSLVGEQSATTVQVDDEDTGTAAVGAWPTSAATTNAVGDTFRYNLDSITGDSFTWPVRVPETATYRVDAHYVQGANRATAAPYTVTAAGGVTSTYNVNQTTGSGGVWTSLGGDTNELSFNKGGAYKVELKDTSVPTSQALIADAVRLVDPAKITKQAGQYNRWHSFPVGDTVQKWVNGTAVNHGFVLKATDEANNPLGGPRYESGDGDYGGETSTIPRLTVTYGKVGTTLNSPTVIHGTGPELSWKAYSNTTGDANLNIAEYQLHRSTQQAFTPSAATLVAPIDKTATTYTDTTATPTPDSSSVEIGRSYYYQIAVKTTDGQLLGSPTRIVGVPKAGRTMKLLQGTAAGITDTTLSSTTPTTNLDTISSAGAGQNWLTVGNNSPTYGKTRAVMKFPTADLPTTATVLESRLFMWGAETTTDTDGAIYELRGLTRDFNETQATWNSAATGTAWTAAGGDFSSTVSDTVAQVSEVGRHWWDATSLTQGWVKTPTSNKGAMVRLKDESSTGPQERTVFLASETSDQQLGPLLRVIYVDSTTEDTYYAPQTPARMTPNSTYTVQFTVTNTTSSAWASGERQLSYTWKLPDGTDVTTGGNQLSTAIPALSPGQSATIQAQVKTPINSDSGSKRTEYVLGWDVRKVADGTWLSAGTGGIPSLKQNVAVEDPTSNALGLEKFYSYTGKNTGAGSTVMNNLASGNSVWSYNAINNPGRGVNTFFRVAYNSLDTSDTVLGHGWSGQAAGPLRLGAPLDFHPNPNPTEVRLPDGDGTTHVFRWDATNSVWKAPAGVHFKLSFKTGTQCTPDKDNTPDAWTLLRPDGTRFLFGCDGYMTSIVDNDGNTQTYTYEERKSNNKPTKFLTYITDPAGRQSLRIDYYKKGDATYDYIDDTGAKATGSNLTNSKIYDHVKSVTDISGRKISFFYTTKGLLGQFTDGDGSSQPKVFKFTYDATQGNKNVKLVTATDPRGNGTSLAYYAPQAGDDPKYHWWTKTITDRLGGNTGFAYAANTANTKFTDTTVTDAETHATKYVTDDFGRPVQTTNAKSRTTKMSWDADNNVTYVEEANGAKTAYCYDPKTGYPLRQWDAEVTKSWTSFNQTDYCDPAKYPANAIKYEYQTRADGYSANLWRKTSPLGNIWEFGYDSFGNQTSVTDPEGVASATAGDYMSTTEYDVYGQPKKDTDANGNSTTYADYGPHGYPAKITDAKLATTTFTYDVRGNTREVVNDKGAKVTQDYDYFGRPLAQTQPKEAGVTITTPAPVYDANNNITKAFAPNGAETSSVYDAADQVTDVLAPKDETTDPERRTVTTYDKVGNVKTVTEPKGTLTTTAGDYTTTYSYDEIYQPVSVVNAKGDTVSSTYDTVGNLITVVDPKKNATTDPDDFTTKYDYDLNHRVVKTTEAAGKFTTVHYDLDGRTDQATDAEGNTTETTFDRRGLAKQVKVPYSKDGSGTITYRTTQFQYDEVGNQTKEISPRGVETTGDATDYTTEKIYDELNRVKETLSPFKQGDTRYGTPDRTIYTYDSVGQLKEVSAPPSQGQSVRNVTSYEYYDNGWTKSATDGFGITTKYDYNVLGQQTKNTLISAGGSSQRTMTWDFYPSGNQKARGDDGIPVGNQVVVVDSSDVNNAAEQGSWSPSQAMGQWGYDVRTNGAGTGADTFTWQLNIPQDGTYEVFVRHGDVTGAATDAKFQITHSSGTVTKTVNQATGSNTWISVGSYTFTESGTQKVTLTDAANGTVIADAIKLVRSNTGETDNERKDFTYKYDANSLLTEVKDLSPGAKADTYTMSYDELDQLSKVEEKLGSTVKNTTSLTYDANGNPLTTTHDVTWSKAEYDVRDMIWRITNADSPGAGNEQITTFTYTDRGQPLKQTKPNGNTVDYAYWLNGAVKQQVEKKADGTTVVAQHDLEYDPNGNRSKDTAKVMNADNSATYLNTVSTFAYDPQDRIQKVTKTGDAAGTEEYFYDGNSNIVEQKIGAAGSEVITTSTYDRNRLLKTTTSGVASTYNYDPLGRLDTVSSNGSTQEKYTYDGFDRIAKHTGGTGASAKTTTYVYDAFDRTASQTTSGTTGKTTLFTYLGMEDKVLREEVAGKATKSYQYSPWGQKLTQIKHNTDGTKEYSQFLYHPKGDVEAITKTDGTTRATYGYTAYGSDDDKQFTGADKPDAQNPDKEAYNEYRFNAQRYDDGSGTYDMGFRNYSPGLNRFLTRDMYGGALDDMSLATDPYTGNRYAFAGGNPISFVELDGHLFGLDVSLSDVGHAALDVAGMVPVIGEAADVANGIWYAAEGNYADAALSMAAAVPGIGAAATAAKYAKKGAKAVDAVRSGSKTSKKTKTAKGGGKKGGGKHAKPKDKKPTKQAGQCKKGSKKKNSFVPGTKVLMADGSTKAIEDVKQGEWVLASDPETGDLQARPVTDTITGDGVKHLVTLTIDPDSKDGKAKPSTITATANHPFWLPDYGRWAEAGELEPGMWLQTAAGTWVQITAIDNAHRSQKVHNLTVDGQHTYYVLAGDSSVLVHNDNAAEVCKTAAGKASYKRLKDAVAQAAARPASAVKTSLSPAQIAAGKKLPFLKRMFIGSDIEKAAANNPAVFADPNIRHMGTSAPGQSVPDFTIQDGTDVVNIDVTGGSATAIADHLRRDYIDSRGQILDYPTVADSYVDDIFG, encoded by the coding sequence TTGGGGATCGCGGACCGGGAGAAGGTTTCCTGGCCCAAGAGTGACCCGAAGGCCAAGCGCGTTCGGGAACTGACAGGAAAACGGACGTCGAACGCCCGGTTCTGGCAGATGTCGGACGGGCGGGTCGAAGCGGAGCTGTCGGCGGCGGCGACCTCGTACCGTTCCGGGTCGGGCAAGAAGGCGTCCTGGAAGTCGATCGACACGACGGTCCGCCCGTCTCAGACGAAGGGCTTCGAGTTCGCCAACACGACGAACGAGGGCCGCAGCTGGTTCGGCACGGACGCGGACCGGCTGGTGCGCTTCCGCTCGCCGGACGGACGCTCGGTCACCCTGGGCCTCGACGGCGTGGACAAGGGCCTGAAGCCGAAGGCCAAGGGCTCCACGGTCACGTACGACGACGCGGTCGAGGGCGCGGATCTGGAGTACGTGGTCGGCCCGGGCCGGGTGAAGGAGAACATCACCCTCGCCGAACGCCCGGACGGCCCGCTGAAGTTCACGTTCACGCTGGACACCGACGGGCTGATACCGAAAGCCCGCAAGGACGGTTCGGTCGCGCTGTACGGCGAGCTGCCGAACACACCGGTGATGGTGATCCCGGCGCCGTACATGACGGACGCGAAGAAGGCGGACGCCTCCGTCTACGGTAGGACCTACAGCACCAAGGTCACGCAGAAGCTCACCAGGGACGGCAAGTCCTGGAAGCTCACCGTCACTCCGGACGCGAAGTGGCTGGCGTCGAAGGACCGTCAGTACCCGGTGGTGATCGACCCGACGATCACGATCGCCCCGTCACCGTCGCAGTCCCAGGACACGATGGTGCTGTCGGACCAGCCGGCGACGAACTTCAACACCACCTGGAAGCTGTCGGCGGGCCGCACCTCCGCAACGGCGAACTCCCGCTCACTGATCAAGTTCCCGCTGGACGAGATCCCGGCGGGCACGAAGATCGACTCAGCGCGGCTGGAGATGTACTTCGACCAGGCGCACACCACGGCCACCACGGCCACCCAGATCGGCGTGTACCGGGCCACGGGTGCGTGGGACGAGACGACGGCGACCTGGTCCAACACCAGCAGTCTGGTGGGCGAGCAGTCCGCCACGACGGTCCAGGTCGACGACGAGGACACGGGAACTGCGGCCGTCGGTGCCTGGCCGACCTCGGCAGCGACGACCAACGCGGTCGGCGACACCTTCCGCTACAACCTCGACTCGATCACCGGCGACTCCTTCACCTGGCCCGTGCGGGTGCCGGAGACGGCCACCTACCGGGTCGACGCGCACTACGTGCAGGGCGCCAACCGGGCCACCGCCGCCCCCTACACGGTGACCGCGGCCGGCGGCGTCACCAGCACCTACAACGTCAACCAGACCACCGGCTCCGGTGGCGTGTGGACGTCCCTGGGCGGCGACACCAACGAGCTGAGCTTCAACAAGGGCGGCGCGTACAAGGTCGAGCTCAAGGACACCAGCGTGCCGACCAGCCAGGCGCTGATCGCGGACGCGGTGCGTCTGGTCGACCCCGCGAAGATCACCAAGCAGGCGGGTCAGTACAACCGCTGGCACAGCTTCCCGGTCGGCGACACGGTGCAGAAGTGGGTGAACGGCACGGCCGTCAACCACGGCTTCGTGCTGAAGGCGACCGACGAGGCGAACAACCCCCTAGGCGGCCCTCGCTACGAGTCCGGCGACGGCGACTACGGCGGCGAGACCTCCACGATCCCGCGGCTCACGGTCACCTACGGCAAGGTCGGCACCACGCTGAACTCCCCGACGGTGATCCACGGCACGGGTCCGGAGCTGTCCTGGAAGGCGTACTCCAACACCACCGGCGATGCCAACCTGAACATCGCCGAGTACCAGCTGCACCGCTCCACGCAGCAGGCGTTCACGCCGTCCGCGGCCACGCTGGTGGCGCCGATCGACAAGACGGCGACGACGTACACCGACACCACCGCGACGCCGACGCCGGATTCGTCATCGGTGGAGATCGGGCGGTCGTACTACTACCAGATCGCGGTGAAGACGACCGACGGCCAGCTGCTGGGCTCGCCCACCCGCATCGTGGGAGTGCCGAAGGCCGGCCGCACGATGAAGCTGCTCCAAGGCACCGCGGCCGGCATCACGGACACCACGCTGTCGTCCACGACGCCGACCACCAACCTGGACACCATCAGTTCGGCGGGTGCGGGCCAGAACTGGCTGACGGTGGGCAACAACTCGCCCACGTACGGCAAGACCCGCGCGGTGATGAAGTTCCCCACCGCCGACCTGCCCACCACCGCCACGGTGCTGGAATCCCGGCTGTTCATGTGGGGTGCGGAGACCACCACCGACACCGACGGCGCGATCTACGAACTCCGCGGCTTGACCAGGGACTTCAACGAAACCCAGGCCACCTGGAACAGCGCCGCCACCGGCACGGCGTGGACGGCGGCCGGCGGTGACTTCTCCTCGACGGTCTCGGACACCGTCGCCCAGGTCTCCGAGGTGGGCCGGCACTGGTGGGACGCCACGTCGCTGACCCAGGGCTGGGTGAAGACCCCGACGTCCAACAAGGGCGCGATGGTCAGGCTGAAGGACGAGAGCAGCACCGGACCGCAGGAACGGACGGTGTTCCTGGCCTCGGAGACCTCCGACCAGCAGCTCGGCCCGCTACTGCGGGTGATCTACGTCGACTCCACCACCGAGGACACGTACTACGCGCCGCAGACCCCGGCGCGCATGACCCCGAACTCGACGTACACGGTGCAGTTCACGGTCACCAACACGACGAGCTCTGCCTGGGCGAGCGGTGAGCGGCAGCTGTCGTACACCTGGAAGCTTCCGGACGGCACGGACGTGACCACCGGCGGCAACCAGCTGTCCACGGCGATCCCGGCGCTGTCGCCGGGCCAGTCGGCGACGATCCAGGCGCAGGTCAAGACGCCGATCAACTCGGACTCGGGCAGCAAGCGCACCGAGTACGTGCTCGGCTGGGACGTCAGGAAGGTCGCCGACGGCACCTGGCTGTCCGCCGGTACCGGCGGCATCCCGTCACTGAAGCAGAACGTGGCGGTGGAGGACCCGACGTCCAACGCGCTGGGCCTGGAGAAGTTCTACTCCTACACGGGGAAGAACACCGGGGCCGGGTCGACGGTGATGAACAACCTGGCGTCGGGCAACTCGGTGTGGTCGTACAACGCCATCAACAACCCGGGCCGCGGAGTCAACACCTTCTTCCGCGTCGCCTACAACTCGCTGGACACCTCGGACACCGTGCTCGGACACGGCTGGTCGGGCCAGGCCGCCGGGCCGCTGCGTCTCGGCGCTCCGCTGGACTTCCACCCGAACCCGAACCCGACCGAGGTCCGCCTCCCAGATGGTGACGGTACGACCCACGTCTTCCGCTGGGACGCCACCAACAGCGTGTGGAAGGCGCCGGCGGGCGTCCACTTCAAGCTGTCGTTCAAGACCGGCACCCAGTGCACGCCGGACAAGGACAACACCCCGGATGCCTGGACGCTGTTGCGCCCGGACGGCACGCGCTTCCTCTTCGGCTGCGACGGCTACATGACGTCGATCGTCGACAACGACGGCAACACGCAGACGTACACGTACGAGGAGCGCAAGTCCAACAACAAGCCGACCAAGTTCCTCACGTACATCACCGACCCGGCTGGTAGGCAGTCGCTGCGGATCGACTACTACAAGAAGGGCGACGCGACCTACGACTACATCGACGACACGGGCGCCAAGGCCACCGGCAGCAACCTGACCAACTCGAAGATCTACGATCACGTCAAGTCGGTCACGGACATCTCGGGCCGGAAGATCTCCTTCTTCTACACGACGAAGGGCCTGCTCGGTCAGTTCACCGACGGCGACGGCTCGTCCCAGCCGAAGGTGTTCAAGTTCACGTACGACGCCACCCAGGGCAACAAGAACGTCAAGCTGGTCACGGCCACCGACCCGCGTGGCAACGGCACCTCGCTGGCGTACTACGCCCCGCAGGCCGGCGACGACCCGAAGTACCACTGGTGGACGAAGACCATCACCGACCGCCTCGGCGGTAACACCGGCTTCGCGTACGCGGCGAACACCGCGAACACGAAGTTCACCGACACCACGGTCACCGACGCCGAGACGCACGCCACGAAGTACGTCACGGACGACTTCGGCCGCCCGGTGCAGACCACCAACGCCAAGTCCCGGACCACAAAGATGAGCTGGGACGCGGACAACAACGTCACGTACGTGGAGGAGGCCAACGGCGCCAAGACCGCGTACTGCTACGACCCCAAGACGGGATACCCGCTGCGCCAGTGGGACGCCGAGGTCACCAAGAGTTGGACGTCGTTCAACCAGACCGACTACTGCGACCCGGCGAAGTACCCGGCGAACGCCATCAAGTACGAGTACCAGACGCGCGCGGACGGCTACTCGGCCAACCTGTGGCGCAAGACATCGCCGCTGGGCAACATCTGGGAGTTCGGTTACGACTCCTTCGGCAACCAGACGTCCGTGACCGACCCGGAGGGCGTCGCCTCCGCCACGGCCGGCGACTACATGTCGACGACCGAGTACGACGTGTACGGCCAGCCGAAGAAGGACACCGACGCCAACGGCAACTCGACGACGTACGCGGACTACGGCCCGCACGGCTACCCGGCGAAGATCACGGACGCCAAGCTGGCGACCACGACCTTCACCTACGACGTGCGCGGCAACACCCGTGAGGTCGTCAACGACAAGGGCGCCAAGGTCACCCAGGACTACGACTACTTCGGCCGCCCGCTGGCGCAGACGCAGCCCAAGGAAGCCGGCGTGACCATCACGACGCCGGCCCCGGTCTACGACGCCAACAACAACATCACCAAGGCGTTCGCGCCCAACGGCGCCGAGACCTCCTCGGTCTACGACGCGGCCGACCAGGTGACCGACGTCCTCGCCCCGAAGGACGAGACGACCGACCCGGAGCGGCGCACCGTCACGACGTACGACAAGGTCGGCAACGTCAAGACGGTCACCGAGCCCAAGGGCACGCTGACCACCACGGCCGGTGACTACACGACCACGTACTCCTACGACGAGATCTACCAGCCGGTCTCGGTGGTCAACGCCAAGGGCGACACGGTCTCCAGCACCTACGACACCGTCGGCAACCTGATCACGGTCGTCGACCCGAAGAAGAACGCCACGACCGACCCCGACGACTTCACCACGAAGTACGACTACGACCTGAACCACCGGGTCGTGAAGACGACGGAAGCGGCGGGCAAGTTCACCACCGTCCACTACGACCTCGACGGCCGCACCGACCAGGCCACGGACGCCGAGGGCAACACGACGGAGACGACCTTCGACCGGCGTGGCCTCGCCAAGCAGGTCAAGGTCCCGTACTCCAAGGACGGCTCCGGCACCATCACCTACCGGACGACCCAGTTCCAGTACGACGAGGTCGGCAACCAGACGAAGGAGATCAGCCCGCGCGGCGTCGAGACCACCGGCGACGCGACCGACTACACCACCGAGAAGATCTACGACGAGCTGAACCGGGTCAAGGAGACGCTGTCGCCGTTCAAGCAGGGCGACACCCGCTACGGCACGCCGGACCGCACGATCTACACCTACGACTCGGTCGGTCAGCTGAAGGAGGTCTCCGCTCCGCCGTCGCAGGGCCAGAGTGTCCGCAACGTCACGTCGTACGAGTACTACGACAACGGCTGGACCAAGTCGGCCACGGACGGCTTCGGCATCACGACGAAGTACGACTACAACGTCCTGGGCCAGCAGACGAAGAACACGCTCATCTCGGCCGGCGGCTCCTCGCAGCGGACGATGACGTGGGACTTCTACCCCTCGGGCAACCAGAAGGCGCGCGGCGACGACGGTATCCCGGTGGGCAACCAGGTCGTGGTCGTCGACTCCTCGGATGTCAACAACGCGGCCGAACAGGGCAGCTGGAGTCCCTCCCAGGCCATGGGCCAGTGGGGCTACGACGTCCGCACCAACGGTGCGGGCACCGGCGCGGACACGTTCACCTGGCAGCTGAACATCCCGCAGGACGGCACGTACGAGGTCTTCGTCCGGCACGGTGACGTGACCGGCGCGGCCACCGACGCGAAGTTCCAGATCACGCACTCGTCGGGCACGGTGACCAAGACGGTCAACCAGGCCACGGGTTCAAACACATGGATCTCGGTCGGCTCGTACACCTTCACCGAGTCCGGCACGCAGAAGGTCACCCTGACCGACGCCGCCAACGGCACGGTGATCGCCGACGCGATCAAGCTGGTGCGCTCCAACACGGGTGAGACCGACAACGAGCGCAAGGACTTCACGTACAAGTACGACGCCAACAGCTTGCTGACGGAGGTCAAGGACCTCTCGCCGGGGGCCAAGGCCGACACGTACACGATGTCCTACGACGAGCTCGACCAGCTGTCGAAGGTCGAGGAGAAGCTGGGCAGCACGGTCAAGAACACGACCTCGCTGACCTACGACGCCAACGGCAACCCGCTGACCACCACGCACGACGTGACGTGGTCGAAGGCGGAGTACGACGTCCGGGACATGATCTGGCGGATCACCAACGCGGACTCACCCGGGGCCGGCAACGAACAGATCACGACCTTCACCTACACCGACCGCGGCCAGCCGCTGAAGCAGACCAAGCCCAACGGCAACACGGTCGACTACGCCTACTGGCTCAACGGCGCGGTGAAGCAGCAGGTCGAGAAGAAGGCGGACGGGACCACCGTGGTGGCCCAGCACGACCTGGAGTACGACCCGAACGGGAACCGCTCCAAGGACACCGCGAAGGTCATGAACGCCGACAACTCGGCGACCTACCTGAACACCGTCTCGACGTTCGCCTACGACCCGCAGGACCGCATCCAGAAGGTCACCAAGACCGGGGATGCGGCGGGCACGGAGGAGTACTTCTACGACGGCAACTCCAACATCGTCGAGCAGAAGATCGGTGCGGCGGGCAGCGAGGTCATCACGACCTCGACGTACGACCGCAACCGGCTGCTGAAGACGACCACGTCGGGTGTCGCCTCGACGTACAACTACGACCCGCTGGGCCGCCTGGACACGGTGTCGTCCAACGGCTCCACGCAGGAGAAGTACACCTACGACGGCTTCGACCGCATCGCCAAGCACACGGGCGGCACGGGTGCGTCGGCGAAGACGACGACGTACGTGTACGACGCCTTCGACCGCACCGCCTCGCAGACCACGTCCGGGACGACGGGGAAGACCACGCTCTTCACCTACCTGGGCATGGAGGACAAGGTGCTGCGGGAGGAGGTCGCCGGCAAGGCGACCAAGTCCTACCAGTACTCGCCGTGGGGCCAGAAGCTGACCCAGATCAAGCACAACACCGACGGCACGAAGGAGTACTCGCAGTTCCTCTACCACCCCAAGGGTGACGTGGAGGCGATCACCAAGACGGACGGCACCACGCGTGCGACCTACGGCTACACGGCGTACGGCTCGGACGACGACAAGCAGTTCACCGGTGCCGACAAGCCGGACGCGCAGAACCCCGACAAGGAGGCGTACAACGAGTACCGCTTCAATGCGCAGCGGTACGACGACGGTTCCGGCACCTACGACATGGGCTTTCGGAACTACTCCCCGGGCCTGAACCGGTTCCTGACCCGTGACATGTACGGCGGCGCCCTGGACGACATGTCCCTGGCCACCGACCCGTACACCGGCAACCGGTACGCGTTCGCGGGCGGCAACCCGATCTCGTTCGTGGAGCTGGACGGTCACCTCTTCGGTCTCGACGTCTCCCTGTCCGACGTGGGCCACGCCGCGTTGGACGTGGCGGGCATGGTCCCGGTGATCGGCGAGGCGGCGGACGTCGCCAACGGCATCTGGTACGCGGCCGAGGGCAACTACGCGGATGCCGCGCTGTCGATGGCGGCGGCGGTACCGGGCATCGGCGCCGCCGCCACGGCGGCCAAGTACGCCAAGAAGGGTGCGAAGGCCGTCGACGCCGTCAGGAGCGGCAGCAAGACGAGCAAGAAGACCAAGACTGCAAAGGGCGGGGGCAAGAAGGGCGGGGGCAAGCACGCCAAGCCCAAGGACAAGAAGCCCACGAAGCAGGCCGGCCAGTGCAAGAAGGGGAGCAAGAAGAAGAACAGCTTCGTCCCCGGCACCAAGGTCCTGATGGCCGACGGATCCACCAAGGCCATCGAGGACGTCAAGCAGGGCGAGTGGGTCCTGGCCTCCGACCCTGAGACCGGCGACCTGCAGGCCCGCCCGGTCACCGACACCATCACCGGTGACGGCGTGAAGCACCTGGTCACCCTGACCATCGACCCCGACAGCAAGGACGGCAAGGCCAAGCCCAGCACCATCACGGCCACGGCCAACCACCCCTTCTGGCTGCCGGACTACGGCCGCTGGGCCGAGGCCGGTGAACTCGAACCGGGGATGTGGCTGCAGACCGCGGCCGGCACCTGGGTCCAGATCACCGCAATCGACAACGCCCACCGCAGCCAGAAGGTCCACAACCTCACCGTCGACGGCCAGCACACGTACTACGTGCTGGCAGGAGACTCGTCGGTTCTCGTCCACAACGACAACGCCGCCGAGGTCTGCAAGACGGCAGCTGGCAAGGCCAGTTACAAGCGGCTCAAGGATGCCGTGGCCCAGGCGGCGGCGCGGCCCGCGAGTGCCGTGAAGACCAGTCTCAGCCCCGCGCAGATCGCCGCTGGCAAGAAGCTCCCCTTCCTCAAGAGGATGTTCATCGGTAGTGACATCGAGAAGGCCGCGGCGAACAATCCCGCTGTGTTCGCGGACCCGAACATCCGGCACATGGGTACGTCCGCTCCCGGACAGTCGGTTCCCGACTTCACCATCCAGGATGGTACGGACGTCGTGAACATCGATGTCACGGGTGGCAGTGCCACGGCAATCGCGGACCATCTCCGGCGTGACTACATCGACAGTCGCGGTCAGATTCTGGACTACCCGACAGTGGCCGACAGCTACGTCGATGACATCTTCGGCTGA
- a CDS encoding Imm21 family immunity protein, with the protein MTQWPTSEGSRWLETDGGPFLLTPVSQLHQWTGYNGDYDLVIDATDAGHSECYAFPGRNVAVLGDEPLRTTIMESRSLIVQWIYSNSEEEIRRYASEVDLDSIVWREGPVLECDGRIAVMDAAIASFLAPRFRHLGRRR; encoded by the coding sequence ATGACGCAATGGCCAACGAGTGAGGGGAGCCGGTGGCTGGAGACGGACGGTGGTCCCTTTCTCCTGACGCCGGTCTCGCAACTTCACCAGTGGACGGGCTACAACGGTGACTACGATCTAGTCATCGATGCGACAGATGCGGGACACTCCGAGTGTTACGCATTTCCGGGCAGAAATGTTGCGGTTCTCGGCGATGAACCGCTTCGCACCACGATCATGGAGTCGCGGTCACTGATCGTTCAGTGGATCTACTCCAACTCCGAGGAAGAGATCCGAAGGTATGCCTCTGAGGTCGACCTCGATTCCATCGTGTGGCGTGAGGGCCCTGTGCTGGAATGTGATGGGAGGATTGCAGTCATGGATGCGGCGATAGCATCCTTTCTGGCTCCCCGATTTCGGCACCTGGGCCGACGCCGGTGA
- a CDS encoding Imm21 family immunity protein, producing MDLTWVESEGGPMVVVEASLKHLWGGYTNSDYEEACEVQGFAGLVRFGVPSATETALVINDIPAPTAFMGEFCAIVQWIAASSDSRFVEVVRGGIGTVDDWVDGPMLNVTGRLAVFDAALPGAEARAGELLLVEIEPAVYQVRTADIESKTGTCARVHRLDRVP from the coding sequence GTGGATCTCACATGGGTCGAGTCGGAAGGGGGGCCGATGGTTGTCGTGGAGGCATCGCTGAAACACCTTTGGGGCGGCTATACGAACTCTGATTACGAGGAGGCTTGTGAGGTCCAGGGCTTTGCTGGACTGGTCAGGTTCGGAGTGCCGTCGGCGACTGAGACGGCACTCGTGATCAACGACATCCCCGCTCCAACGGCCTTCATGGGGGAGTTCTGCGCCATCGTCCAATGGATCGCTGCCTCCAGTGATTCTCGATTCGTCGAGGTTGTACGTGGAGGTATCGGAACTGTGGACGACTGGGTGGACGGCCCGATGCTCAACGTGACGGGTCGGCTTGCCGTTTTCGATGCGGCTTTGCCCGGCGCAGAGGCTCGTGCAGGCGAACTCCTGCTGGTGGAGATCGAGCCCGCGGTCTATCAAGTGAGGACCGCGGACATCGAGTCGAAAACCGGTACGTGTGCGCGAGTCCACAGGTTGGATCGGGTGCCGTAG